A window of Roseofilum capinflatum BLCC-M114 contains these coding sequences:
- a CDS encoding serine/threonine protein kinase yields the protein MVEKRKLNNSKYTVERVLGSGRFSQTLLAYHTAGDRKDERLVIKTLRMFDKNRTPKSSEEIKKLNDKLHREATKLSKCDHPHVVQLIDEEFTETDSFRNEWVCLPLEYICGVSLEKLNQRVLPEKEALRYIRQIGEALIAVHKKGLVHLDVKPDNILVRQKTDEAVLIGFDFSRAPSHGLSEETQKFASDGFAALEWYLTEDKELAELGPWSDVYSLAALFYWLLTGVVPPSAKDRHEGTKPLKSLADFDQEISNRVKNAIEKGMAIKRNDRPQTVKAWLNLLGGYRFNFDWFEERHVPKWTALGALAAVAGVFVGIYFGFMSLKNSTPSPQIEPTPSEEETVENQG from the coding sequence ATGGTTGAAAAACGTAAGCTCAATAACAGTAAATATACGGTTGAAAGAGTATTAGGATCGGGGCGTTTTTCCCAAACTCTGTTAGCCTATCATACGGCAGGCGATCGTAAAGATGAACGTTTGGTGATTAAAACATTGCGGATGTTTGACAAAAATCGAACGCCAAAATCGTCAGAGGAAATTAAAAAACTAAATGATAAATTACATCGAGAAGCGACCAAGTTAAGCAAATGCGATCATCCCCATGTGGTGCAATTGATTGACGAAGAATTTACAGAAACCGATAGTTTTAGGAATGAATGGGTTTGTCTGCCTCTGGAATATATTTGCGGCGTGAGTTTAGAAAAGTTAAACCAGCGAGTTTTACCCGAAAAAGAAGCCCTGCGCTATATTCGCCAAATTGGAGAAGCCTTAATCGCTGTCCATAAAAAAGGGTTAGTGCATTTAGATGTTAAACCGGATAATATTTTAGTCCGGCAAAAAACAGATGAAGCCGTGTTAATTGGCTTTGATTTTTCTAGAGCGCCGTCCCATGGGTTAAGTGAAGAAACTCAAAAATTTGCCTCTGATGGATTTGCGGCGCTGGAGTGGTATCTAACAGAAGATAAAGAGTTAGCAGAATTGGGGCCCTGGAGCGATGTTTATAGTTTAGCCGCCCTATTCTATTGGTTATTAACGGGTGTAGTTCCCCCTAGCGCAAAAGACCGACATGAAGGGACAAAACCATTAAAATCCCTGGCAGACTTTGATCAAGAGATTTCCAACCGGGTTAAAAATGCCATTGAAAAAGGCATGGCAATTAAGCGAAATGATCGACCGCAAACCGTGAAAGCATGGTTGAATCTATTGGGGGGATATCGGTTCAATTTCGATTGGTTTGAAGAGCGTCATGTTCCCAAGTGGACAGCACTGGGGGCATTAGCTGCGGTTGCCGGGGTTTTTGTCGGTATCTATTTTGGGTTTATGAGCTTGAAAAACTCGACTCCATCCCCTCAAATAGAACCCACACCTTCAGAGGAGGAAACAGTTGAGAATCAGGGTTAA